In Lentibacillus amyloliquefaciens, one DNA window encodes the following:
- a CDS encoding helix-turn-helix transcriptional regulator encodes MDMTQLELAELMDVRVQQINKYVLNKQLMSLQVAYNIASILDCHIEDLYEWSR; translated from the coding sequence ATGGATATGACGCAGCTGGAATTAGCTGAATTGATGGACGTTAGAGTGCAGCAGATTAATAAATATGTATTGAATAAACAGCTAATGTCCTTGCAAGTTGCTTATAATATTGCATCTATCCTCGATTGTCATATAGAAGACTTGTACGAATGGAGCAGGTAA
- a CDS encoding helix-turn-helix domain-containing protein: MMTERELAEYVGQRIKEERKKKGITQKELGVMIGVKHNTISSYEAGTNAPEQNAIFKIARALDVSTDDLFPEKENATDELDRALRMANNLNLKDAEFLNQLIEKTLTMTDEEREKFLESLKFTVEYYNKMND; encoded by the coding sequence ATGATGACTGAAAGAGAATTGGCCGAATACGTCGGACAGAGAATTAAAGAAGAACGAAAGAAAAAGGGAATAACCCAAAAAGAATTAGGTGTAATGATTGGGGTTAAGCACAATACAATTTCATCATATGAAGCAGGCACAAACGCACCAGAACAAAACGCTATTTTTAAAATAGCTAGAGCGTTGGACGTTTCTACAGATGACCTGTTTCCAGAAAAAGAAAACGCAACAGATGAATTAGACCGTGCCTTGAGAATGGCGAACAATCTCAACCTAAAAGATGCGGAATTTCTCAATCAACTCATAGAGAAAACCCTCACCATGACTGATGAGGAAAGGGAAAAATTTCTAGAAAGCCTTAAATTCACAGTAGAGTATTATAATAAAATGAACGATTAA
- a CDS encoding helix-turn-helix transcriptional regulator, with protein MRQQKELAAIRRYFNYSQTRMANLLNIDVRTYINKENGVTQFKMNEMFIISKMFKKPIEEIFLYDDFMLREVE; from the coding sequence GTGCGACAGCAAAAGGAATTGGCGGCTATTAGGCGATATTTTAACTACAGTCAGACGAGAATGGCAAATTTGCTCAATATTGACGTTAGAACGTACATTAATAAAGAAAATGGCGTAACTCAATTCAAAATGAATGAAATGTTTATCATTAGTAAAATGTTCAAAAAGCCGATTGAAGAAATTTTTTTATACGATGACTTCATGTTACGTGAAGTTGAATAG
- a CDS encoding phage regulatory protein/antirepressor Ant, with protein sequence MNELMTSGVKMTSLDIAEIVEKEHKNVMRDIRNEIRSLGEENSQLIFEQSSYTNSRGKRYECYEFGKDGAMQLALKYDAKTRRKVIKRIDELERGSNKLPGNYKEALIQLVTQVEENEKLETQNNMLTQQNKELRPKADYTDKILKNKGLVTIGQIAKDYGMSAQKMNRELHSLGVQYKQSEQWLLYRKYQDKGYTHSNTVDIVKKDGTPDVRMNTKWTQKGRLFLYELLKEHEIIPVIEQDDAS encoded by the coding sequence ATGAATGAATTAATGACAAGCGGCGTAAAAATGACGAGTTTGGATATTGCTGAAATTGTAGAGAAGGAACATAAAAATGTAATGCGCGACATTCGTAACGAAATCAGAAGTCTTGGAGAAGAAAATTCACAGCTCATTTTTGAGCAGTCAAGCTATACAAATAGTCGCGGCAAAAGGTACGAGTGTTATGAGTTCGGAAAAGACGGAGCAATGCAGTTAGCTTTAAAATATGATGCCAAAACAAGACGTAAGGTTATAAAACGAATTGACGAATTGGAACGTGGGTCAAATAAACTACCAGGCAATTATAAAGAAGCCCTAATACAACTGGTTACCCAAGTTGAAGAAAACGAAAAGTTAGAAACGCAGAATAATATGTTAACTCAGCAAAATAAAGAGTTGCGACCAAAGGCTGACTACACAGATAAAATTTTGAAAAACAAAGGTCTTGTTACTATTGGTCAAATCGCTAAAGATTACGGGATGTCAGCACAAAAAATGAACAGAGAATTGCACAGTCTAGGCGTTCAATATAAACAAAGCGAACAATGGTTACTATATAGAAAATATCAAGATAAAGGTTACACTCACTCAAATACAGTAGACATTGTTAAGAAAGACGGGACGCCGGACGTGAGAATGAACACGAAATGGACGCAAAAAGGTAGATTATTCCTTTACGAATTGCTAAAGGAACATGAGATCATTCCGGTTATTGAACAGGATGACGCATCATGA
- a CDS encoding helix-turn-helix transcriptional regulator — protein sequence MTKNINLYIARREHDIYQKDIANKLGIHPQTYHEKERGKKDFTLTEARMLAQIFECTLNDLFQEEKTNLKVVD from the coding sequence ATGACCAAAAATATAAATTTATATATCGCTCGTCGCGAGCATGACATTTACCAAAAGGACATTGCCAATAAACTCGGCATACATCCACAGACCTATCACGAAAAAGAGCGCGGCAAGAAAGACTTTACCCTAACAGAAGCTCGTATGCTGGCACAGATATTCGAATGTACGTTGAATGATTTATTCCAGGAAGAAAAAACAAATTTAAAGGTGGTTGATTAA
- a CDS encoding TM2 domain-containing protein — translation MQNIQAKQSMSTEELAVLEGEFEEAKKPKWVTYTLWFFLGGIGGHRFYVGDTGYAIAMLFLNWATFGIWSLIDVFLIGKRLRKKNAEIEMGLINKIKLFNRGA, via the coding sequence ATGCAAAACATTCAAGCAAAACAAAGCATGTCAACAGAAGAACTAGCAGTACTAGAAGGTGAATTCGAGGAAGCTAAAAAGCCCAAATGGGTCACATACACATTGTGGTTTTTCTTGGGAGGCATAGGCGGTCACAGATTTTATGTAGGTGACACGGGCTATGCAATCGCAATGCTTTTCCTCAATTGGGCGACATTCGGCATATGGTCACTCATTGACGTGTTCCTTATTGGCAAGCGATTGAGAAAGAAAAACGCTGAGATCGAAATGGGTTTGATTAACAAAATTAAATTGTTTAATAGGGGTGCTTAA